In Numenius arquata chromosome 1, bNumArq3.hap1.1, whole genome shotgun sequence, the DNA window ATGAGAAATGGACAACCCTATTTGCCTTGTGCTACCGAAGTAGTTCTGAAGAGGACATGAAATAATTTGATATATTAATAAATGGAAGGCCAATTTTATGATGCGTTTTGTTAATTAAGCTCTGACCTTACGCTTGCTAATCACTATTATTATggtcatattaaaagaaaaatgccttgAGCAAGGTGAGACCAATGCTATTGTTCAGTTAGATACCCATGAAGGTAAGAAAGGCGATGAGTAAGTGTTCCTAGAGATCAAAGTAGAAGTGTATGCATATCTTGCAAGGTAAGACATCAAAAGAAACAGCTACCCTGCCTGTGGAAGCACTTATTGTTAATGAGCCATCCCTCACAAGCTGTGCTACTTATATCCTCGATGTGAGTCCTTACTCTCCCTTATTTTCTGCTGGCATCAGCAACATAGAGCCCTCTCTGTTTATTGCAGGGGTGTTTAACTGCCCTGTGAAAACAcctagttataaaaaaaaaaaagtcattttgaaCAGCTGCTAAACCAGCAACTGGCATTCGCTGTGTGAACTTAAGCCTGTGACTGATTCCCTTGGAGGACAGGACCTGCTGTGCGTTTTGAGGTGCTCAGTACGTGGTTTTCATTGCATTCTGAAGTATTAGTTGAGAGATCCACTAGCAAGATAAGATTTTCAGCTTATTCAGAAAGGGGAAGTTGGTCCCCTATGTAGTATGAGTAGATGTAATTTGGCCACCATATGCATTCCTAttctcccccaaaaccccaaagcaaGCTCCAGACCTGAAACTCTGGGTAACAGAGGCAGAGGCCTCTATGAACTGCATTATAAGCTGTCTGCTCAGATAGTCTTTGTCCTGCCAATTTGGTATTCCTGATACCTGTGTTTCATGCCTACTACTGTCAGCCAGTATGAGGTATCTGTTGAGGGGGTGTGAGTATTGGATGCAGGGAATTCAAGAGGGAGAAGCTCCCAAAACTCACTCTTGAGTATTAAACAGGTTCCTATGTTGAGGGATTTCAGTTACTTGTCAGTGAATGCTTTTTGCTGATGAAGCAGACTGtcctgtttttgcttttttgttttaaaaatatttggactCTGTAATAGTAGATTCCTGTCCTATCTcctatatgcattttttttcttctaacattgAGCAACATAACGCTTTCCATTTGTATTGCCAGGTGTTTGCTTACTGGTATGTTTGGCTTCAGATTTTAAGTGTTTAAAAGCTTCCTCAGCATTTTGCTCGCAACCAATGGTGAATTTATATGGGTAAACTTGCAAAATTTAAATACACAGAGCTACTGCTAATGGGTACTTGGACTGTGTATGTGCTAATTATGCACCAAGATAACTCTTCTCAtttggggcaaaaaaaccccttcacaGTAGTATAGGTGTTAATGCTGGTTGAAATGTTTGGAAACTTCCTATTTGACGTAGCTGGAAAGAAATTGTACTCATGGTTGAATGGAATGCTGGAAATAGTGTGTGTGTCGCTATATTGGCCATCAGTATGCGTGGGTTTGACTACAAGCCTTCAAAGCTCATTATTGTGTTTACTGCCTATGAATATTTGCCCATAAAAAAGCCCCAACAGCCCTTGTTGTATGCTGTGGTAACAGACTGACTTTCAAATGGTTCCAGTTCATAAAGGCTGACTAGTTATGAATAAGCTAGGCAAGCTTGGAAAGAGAGTTGACATCAAATCTTACTTTAGGCATTTGAAACTCCTGAAATATTTGTGGCTATAACAATTATCATGATATACTAGAAGTAACTGACTGAAGTTTAGCAGTAGCTGAACGTTTGCCACCTTCTGGGCTGCTGACAAATTAAAATACCCTTATTTTTCATTCAGTGTGCTAGAAAAACCTGCTAAGTGTGTTTAACTCTTCATAGGCTTTTATCCTGCTCAATgaatatgctaaaaaaaatattctattagTTGAGGTAAAGGAGACAAGATAATTTAAGACTCTCCCTTTGTGTTTAGTGCTGTGAAATTGTAAAATGATGAGGTTGTAAGTTCTTACATATTCCTACTGAAGATCATATCAATGACAGTGCTTGACTACGTTAGTACACTGGTGGTCACAAAGGAGCGGTCTGGCCTGCAAACTATACAATGCTGAATGCCTCATCactgtgtgcttgtgtgtttctCTTCTGCTTATTACAGATTCTCTAGATTTGACAAAGGTTTTGAGGTGATACTGCTGTGTTCATGCATGAGAGGAAATATCAaaatgagaaggattttttttcttgactaaGCAAAATGGAGATCTGAAGGTATCCATAATGCCTGTAAGAGATAAATGGGGCAAAATAGGTTCAACTGAGACTTACTGGTATCAAAGCTCAGTATTTTTTGcagtggaaaaagggaaataggTGGTTAACTCAGGAAGGGGATGTGTACGTATGACACAAAGCTGTGAATCACAATTTTCACAGAATTCACTGATTACATCAAGAGACTGACCATTATAGtggtattttgaagaaataaacgCTTGGAgttatttccttttaaagtgtTTCTGGCTAAGGGTAAACTAAGGGTAAACAGCTTGCAGtgcagaaggccaactgtatcctgggctgcatcaaaagagcgTGtacagcaggtggagggaggtgattctcccctgcTACTCCCCTCTggtgaccccacctggagaactgcgtccagctctggagccctcagcacaaggacatggacctgttggagcagatccagaggagggccatgaagatgattggagggatggagcacctctcctatgaagacaagctgagagagttggggctgttcagcctggagaggagaaggctctgggaagaccttatagcagcctttcagtatctgaagggggcctacaggagagatcgTGAAGGACttttttatcaggaagtgtagcgataggatgaggggtaacggttttaactggaagaggggagatttagatattaggaggaaattctttactgtgagggtggtgagacactggaacaggttgcccagagaagttgtggatgccccatccctggaagtgttcaagaccaggctggatggggctttgagcaacctgatctagtggaggtgtccctgcccatggcaggggggttggaaccagatggtctttaaggtcccttccaacctaaaccattctatgaatttgGTATCATGTAATAAAATGTCTCTTTCAGATAAGTGAAGTGTTGATGCTAAAATGAAAGCAGGATatgatttttaaatatctctttctTCTTAAAGCTAAAGAAAGTTTATAATCTTACAATTTACCTTCCTGAAACAAACGCTTCATTTGTAGGACAAGGAAACAAATAGCTTCATGTCTTCATTGCCTGTTGTATGTTTAACAGGAAATAGCCCAATGGTCAAAATGATTAGAAAGTTACTCTTAACTAGCAAAATCATATGTTCATGTACTGAACAGAGCTAATcgaaaaatctgaaaattgcaAGGTATTACGTTAGTATGGTTCTGACTGCAGTAAAGAaacacaggattattttttttcttagtcagtTGCTACAAATAAAAGAATTTGTCATTTTTGTTTTAGCTCAAATACTTCTTGTAAATGGGAAGGGGGAGGTCTTGCAGAATGTTTGCAGTCTACCTCAGGAATTAGAGAAAATAGTGTTGAACAAAACAATGTATtaaatcatgtttttcttctccagaattCAGGGTGACTTTAATTtataggtttttaattttttttttttaaacttacagtTAACCTAGTAGTTCCTTGGCTGCATAAAGACTAGACTTGTTTTCACTTTACTTGGCTCTGTGGTCTGAGTGCCTTGTGCTCTCGTGTCTCCAAGTCTGCCTCTTACAGAGGCGGGCTGCACAttccatttctcaaaaaaaaattgtcactTCACTGTCCATAACTTAaaatataggatttttttttaataaactcctagattttaagaattttaaatcCCAAGTATGTAACTTACATTCTGTGTgtcatgaaatacagaaaaatgctgtatttccAAAATTCTAGCATTCCTCATAGGACATGAAATTTGAATGTGATGTCTAGCATAGTTTAAACTACTGTTTCATAAATcaagtgaacattttttttttccttgaaaatagtAGTATAAAAGACATTCTTTGGAATACAAGGTTGTTATTTTCTAGTATTGTGGGCCTGGTTCTAAACTATGATGCTAGTTCCTTCAGTCCTCCTGTGGAGAAGGAGGTAGCCTGGGTGAATTATGTGCGGTCTGCATGCAGCTCTTTAAAGGTGGCTTTATGCGATAATAGTGAGTGAACCATAATAGGTAAGCTAAATAGTTCTCTGAATTACCCGTCTGAGATTTGGCAACTGCTAGATATTACCATGAGGTTAGAATTTGCTCAGACAACACAAagtgaaagcattaaaaataccatGAAGCAGCCAGCTCCCATTCAATATTagcatttaaaatgctaatttaataGTGAAAATTTATGAAAGGAAATGTTCATGCTAGAGACATAAATCCTTGGGTGCATAAGTGGAGACACAAATTGATGCTAATATAGGACATCAGTAGTTGTGCCAAGCTAGCTTAACCTGTTCTAAGTCTGCTTGGCTGTGAACCTATAGCTGGAGTAATTCTGAGCAGATGAATGATTTGCCCTTCCATTAGAAAGGCTTTAGAAAGTGTTCTTTGAGGTACTTAATTTTCTTAATGCGTTGATTACATATGTATATTGTATTTGTTAGTGTACAGTGTTAGCTTGAAACTGCCTACTTCTCAATTTCTATTTCTCCTGAAAATAAGAGGTTATTTTTCATACTTTCTTGTTAATAGATGAAATCTGTTTTGACTTGGATGCATTGATTGTCTTGATTTTTGATGTCAGCTTCTTTGTAATGCTGGTAGCTTATTCAGTTATATTGTGACTTATGTTTAAAGgcaagggtgtgtgtgtgtgtgtacttttttttttttttacaagacttACACAGATCAGTGGCTGCTAACTAATGCTTTTCTTAGATGCTACCTAAATTTCTTTGATCTGTTGAAATGGATCTAGTCTAAAACCGAAAACACGTCCAAATGGATGCTTTGAGGCAACTGTCTAATGGAATTGTTTTTGTCCTGTCATtgatggttttgattttttttgtccccaGCTTTTAGGGGGAGCCCACATATATCTGTATTTATTGCATAGTCACTTATTTTTCCAGCACTTAATATgagctttttcccctttaaagtgTATTACCCTCTATACTGTGAGGAGTTTTCCCTCAAGCAGATGGCTTGCATGTACATCTGCTGACAAAATTGTGAGTAAATGTGAACCTAGAAGTTGGATGGTTTCCTGTATTTAAGATGTGAATCGGATATGATTCAAATGTAAAAATTACAAACATGCTTTAAGAATTAAATGTTTAATCTACTGCCTTACAGCtaatctttatttttcagtcaggTGGTTAGGGCAGATAAGGAACTGACTGTGATATTTAATAGGCTGTGTAAATTCTGTTAACCAAGTTCTTATGTCTTGTTTAATGTTTACAAAAGTCAATCTGAGTGAccttgaaatcaatggaaatattACTCTGGAAGCAGTATCAGGCGTTTTTTCCCTTCAGTCATCTAGATCGGTGATTCCATGTTGATGTGTACACAAAAATGAAAGGGAGGTGTTAATTATATATTGATTTTCATTATATAGTGTGCATTTTCTCTATATCCTTACCCTTTTGTAGCCTGTACATTGAGCAacgatgtttttttttctttagaatttgcAAGTTTAATTTTAGGTATGGGAACTCTGTCATCGTTGTCAGTATCTTCCTTCATTAAATTCTATGGTATACTTTTGAAATAGTTGCTATCTATTTTGTCAGCAATGAAGTACAGCTGTAACAAAGGGCAGATCCAATCTCTGCTATATTTATAGTGGTTGTTCTTTTTTCATACTGCATTCTCCAAAAACCCCTATTATTACGCTTGATAGAGATGTTGCAGTGCTCGTTTGCATATCTTTGCAGTTTTATTAATCCTGAAAGATTAAACACAGCATAAAATTAAGGCATTAGGTACTTAATAATAAGTACAGACGAGGGAAATACTGTATTTGTGTTAAATCTCTTGATTATCTAAAACATTACCAAGCAATTATAATGCAGAACAATTGTGATGACTGCCCATAATTACATTGCAggattaataaaatataataaagctttgacttttaaaagtaataacttttttttacaggaaaagctGTGGCCTTTGTGGTGGTGTTGCAGTTAAGTTTTGAGATTAATTGAAAAATACTTTATGCTACAACGACTAATTCCTATTAGTAGATTCTCTTGTTCCTAGATAACAGTATTTGTGTTAATTAGATTTATCTTGTTTTCAGAGTTTTCAAACAGGAATTGTTAAGTATTTGTCTCTTTATAGGTTGGAAATTACAAGCGGACAGTAAAACGAATTGATGATGGTCACAGACTTTGCAATGATCTTATGAATTGCATTCATGAACGGGCAAGAATAGAGAAGGTCTATGCTCAGCAGCTTACAGAATGGGCAAAAAGGTGGAAACAGCTTGTGGAAAAAGGTAATACATTCTGATTTTGACCTCTGAAAACtttctcaaagggaaaaaaaccgtTTCTGTATATCCTTTGTTTTGGTAAGTACAAAGTAGAAATTTTGTGCTGCTTAGCCTGTAATGGAGTCTTTGCAAAAGGCTCAGTAAGTAATATAACAAATGATCAAGCttttcttgattaaaaacaaacaaacaaaaccctgctCCTTTGCTAGTTGCTTGTTTCTTACCGAAGCAGATGAATCTTGCCTTGAATCTTGATATTAGGTATCCAAATAGACTCAGTTATAGTGAGCTGGCTGTTTCTAGGTAACTAAAGGTATAAAACAGAGTTTGAAAAGTGTATCCGAATAATAAGGGGGCGCAGTGGTTGTGGGGGAAAGACTAGTAATAAAACAGCTAAGCATTGCTCCAATGGAAGGCTAATCTGATACCATTGTAATATATTCTGAAATAGTTTCTCCTTTCCTGGTTATCCATGTTTCAAAAAGTATGTTGAGAAATTGAAGGCAGTTCAAAGAGGAGCTAATAGGTGGAATACTGAAAATCATAGTACAGGGAGAAGGAGGCCAGACTGTATATTGTTTCTTCTGGTGTAAAACTTTGTAATAGTCTAAATTTACCTGAAAAGAAACTGTTCCCTTTTCTAGGTTTGCATCAATATTGCTGTTTACAAGTGCGTATAAGTCAATAGCTTCAGGTAGTATCTTGGGAATATAAGTTCCATGTGGGTGATGGTTACTGAGAATGACACTTTCTGTTGTGTTTAGGCCCACAGTATGGAACAGTAGAAAGGGCTTGGTGTGCTTTTATGTCAGAAGCTGAAAAAGTGAGTGAACTACATCTAGAAGTAAAAGGTTCACTGATGAATGAAGACTTTGAAAAAATCAAGAACTGGCAGAAGGAAGCCTTTCATAAGCAAATGATGGGAGGATTTAAGGAAACCAAAGAAGCAGAAGATGGATTTAGGAAAGCTCAGAAACCCTGGGCAAAAAAGCTGAAAGAGGTACAGCAGTAGATTATGTATTAGATATCCTGTGTTACAATATATTAATGTCTCAATCTCTATAAGGGAGTAAACTCCCTATTCTCTCTGCTGGACCCTCCTTTCTCAAAGCAATCTCTTGCTTTCTGTCCTCttctgaaaataagtatttttctcttgGTCTCTCCTAATCTTGGTGACTTCAGTGAAAATCTGCAAAAGTGGAATTTAAGATAACATTTTAACGGTATTTGATTTCATGCATTTGAAAGTTAAGAATTGCTCAAACAAGTaagcaggggaaaagtgtttgtgggttttttccctgccaTGTAACATTATTCTTAAATAAcaggtttgtaaaaaaaaaaaaggggagcgGGAGAACATGGGCACAAGGAAAAAATGTTCTATTGGGGACTTTCTGTAAACCTTTTTCTGAGTCTGTTCCACACTTCTCTAAGCTGTATGCGTGATGCTTCTTGTATGGTGAGAGAATGCTACTTCATAAGTACTACAATAATTTCCTTATGTTGGTTCTTGTGTATTGTTCGTTTCTTggcctaaataaaaaaaaaaaaaatctaaaaaaaaacccaaaccacattttgaaacaaaacctaACACTTTCTTCATTGCAACATGATTgtgaggcaaaaaagaaatcagttgatGGTTGTTGTATAAACTGTCCCAGATGCAAATACTTGAATCTACTTTGCAGGTGGAAGCTGCAAAGAAAGCATACCATGCTGCCTGCAAAGAAGAGAAACTTGCTATATCCagagaaacaaacagcaaagctgATCCAGCACTAAATCCTGAACAACTTAAGAAATTACAAGACAAAGTGGAGAGAAGCAAACAAGATGTACTGAAGGTATACTGTACGCTAACACTGTTCATATGCAGTCCTTTTTAACCTATAGCTTGTGCAAATTcaatggtgttttttttcttcctgaatgtgCCGTGGAGTGTAGTGCAGCTCACTTCCTGTTACAGTTCTATACCAAAATTCAGAGTTTTCTCCAAAGCATATGTTATTACCAGGTTCTTCtgtgaagaatgaaaaatatgttgCCTCTATTTCGCGTAAGTAGTTTGAGCAGGGAACGAAGCAGAATAAGACAGTGAACTTTTGGACAAAGTTCTACTCATCTAGTAGTGAGGGTTGAGTTATTTCACTTGAGAGGCTGTGAGACAGGCACTTAAAACTTGCTGACAACATCTAAACTTGTAGTCGTTCTTGGCTGCAGaatgcaatttttaaagaaagcaagctgatagaatctgtttaaataaaagtaaatacacTTTTGGAAATGCCATTCTGTTGCCCAGTGTGGTCTCTTTAGTGGGCTACTATCAAGAGGATTTTCTTGTGTGACTTTCTTCAAAGACATCTTTCCCCTTTGCTGTTTTGTGCTCTGGAAGGCTATTGTTACATTGGATGGGATCTTTTAGTTCTTGTCTGTGGACGACTACTGTCAATTAGTGTAGAGTCTGAGGTTCTATCTGTTAAGTGAGTTCACGGAATACGCAATTTATATTTACAGGGATGTATAcggtgtttgggttttgggtcATAACTCACAGCAGACTCTAAATTactggaagagaaaagagaacactttgaaaTTATATGGAGATCTTTAAATATGACACCTGTAACTTGAAAGACTGCATGATCTGATTTACTCTGTGGCTCCTTGTTTTTTATCTTTAGTATTACATTAACATTTGTCATGGTTTCTGTTAAAAAGCTAGAGAAGAGGCTTAGAGCTTTATTGTAACTGTTATGCAGTTTTGTTAGATAACCGTCATCGTGACCTAACATAAGTACAGTGGTCATGAAAAGAGAATGCAGTTTGGGAACTTCTGGTCTAAATTTTGGCCATTACTACATTGCTAAATCCGTTATGTAGAGTAGTAATAAAATATATTGCTAACGGTTTGTTTTTCCACCCCCAGACAAAAGAAAAGTatgaaaaatcactgaaagaatTAGATAATGCCACTCCTCAATATATGGAAAACATGGAGCAGGTATTTGAACAGTGTCAGCAGTTTGAGGAAAAACGCTTACGTTTCTTTCGAGAAGTGTTACTGGAAGTTCAAAAACACCTTGATTTGTCTAATGTTGCAAGGTAAAATTgtgtaaaactttaaaataactgCTTATTACTTTTCAGTGAATAATAATCCATACTTTAAGTAGATCAGTGTTTGGAATCTGATTTGTTTCTAAAGTGTTGCTTCAATTGGTGTAAAGTTTAAGTGAAAGAGCTTGATTGTTTTGTCTAAGATCAGATTAGCATCTATCCCTAATATTTGCTAGTTTTATTTAACAGAGTGTTAAATGAACCAATAAACTGTTGttctgaaaaagagaggaaacaatTTTCTCTTAAGATATTTAGGAGGTTCAGGAGTGGTGTCTTATGGTATGTTAATAAGATCTGAACAAAGAAAAGAACTATTAGGATAAAACTACAGATAAAGCAACTGGAactctttatttatttctttatctctGCCTCTTTGAATATACAGAGATAAAAAATAGAGAGTAAACCCCCAAAAGGAAGTCTGATTTTTAACATTAAGACTAATAATGCTGAAGAGCAGAGTCTGGAAAAGAGCCCTGCCTTGTTTTCTACAGATGCAGACCTCCAGTTTATTGTTGGTTTAACTGATGACTAGTGTGTCATTCAAAATTATTCATTCCCTTTCTCAAAATACATGCCTTTCTGTTGCTTAAATACATTCAAAGAACTACTGATATAGAAGAAAAACTCTACTGCAAACACGTTAAAGTAGTCAAGTAATATGTAGAAATTGAGAAATTTGGAAGTGTATCTTGAGAAAGTTTGACTCCTTGACAGTGTATTACTAATGTATTCTAATTCTAAATTTTGTGTGACTTAGACAGAATTTGGGAAAATCCTTCCAGACCATCTTGAATACAGATTAGCAGTTCTGTGTCTCTTGTTTTAAGCCTTGTGGCTGTTGTCTTAAGATCCCTTTATACTCGAAGTTCCATATTGGATTTTTTTGGTATAAAACAATTGTATTTGTAGTCACAATCAGTAGAGCGAATACGTTATGTGCATGGTCTAGAATCAGGGAATCAAAGTTGTATCTACAACATGACTTCTGTTCTGTAAAATACTTTATACATACAAGAACTCAACTTTAACGAAAAACAGTCTAAAAGATAAGTAGAAGTAgtaaggttcttttttttttttatagtattttaaattttatataaacaGTACAGTTAGTAAAATCAGAGAGTACCTAAAACAATAAAAGCAGTTAGCAGGTATTATACCTGCATGGGGAAGTCTTATAACTCACTTCAggtttgaaatttttatttttataatgattTATGATTCTCATTGGATTAAGACAGGAGTTTTCACAGAATGCTGTGGAGTTATCACAAAAACAGTTTCTACTGTCTTATTGACAagcttttaaatacaagaaaCTTGAGGACTGGCATTCATTAATTTAAATACATTCCTATGTAAATCCTACATTTAATGACAGCCAATTCAGTTACTTTATACAAGTTATAATTCCAAAACCTGGCAAATAAGGATTTTATGTTTTTGTGAACTTTCAGCAAGCTTACATGTTTGGACTACTCTTCCTTTTTTACAGGCAGTTGGTAGGTCTGTCATAGGGTTCTAAAATGTCTGTATTactctaagttttttttttagtgctgtgaatttcagaatatttttttttaatctgacatgGGGATTTGCTGTGTTTCTAAATGTTATACTAAATTTGAAGACAAATTTGTTTTGCAGTTACAAAAATATCTACCGTGAACTGGAACAGAATATCAAAACAGCAGATGCTGTTGAAGACTTGCGGTGGTTTAGAGCTAATCAAGGTCCAGGGATGTCAATGAATTGGCCTCAGTTTGAGGTAAGGTCGGAGTACTTAAAACCCAGActtattttgtctatttttaactCCTTCcttgttttgtctgtttttttttccttcctctctttttgtgTAACTTTTAAATTCAGGCTTCCAGcagtgaatttttttgtttttacaagtcatagtaattttcttttcttgatttccATTGGGCTCTCCTTATCCCCCAACTTTTGGAGGTTGATTATATCAGGCAcctattt includes these proteins:
- the PACSIN2 gene encoding protein kinase C and casein kinase substrate in neurons protein 2 isoform X1; amino-acid sequence: MSGSYDDSVGVEVSSDSFWEVGNYKRTVKRIDDGHRLCNDLMNCIHERARIEKVYAQQLTEWAKRWKQLVEKGPQYGTVERAWCAFMSEAEKVSELHLEVKGSLMNEDFEKIKNWQKEAFHKQMMGGFKETKEAEDGFRKAQKPWAKKLKEVEAAKKAYHAACKEEKLAISRETNSKADPALNPEQLKKLQDKVERSKQDVLKTKEKYEKSLKELDNATPQYMENMEQVFEQCQQFEEKRLRFFREVLLEVQKHLDLSNVASYKNIYRELEQNIKTADAVEDLRWFRANQGPGMSMNWPQFEDDEWSADLNRTLSRREKKKASDGVTLTGINQTGDQVSQSNKHSSSLSVQSNTVQSVQSSYNPFEDEEDTGSTVSEKEDNKIKNVSSYEKNQSYPTDWSDEESNNPFSSTDANGDTNPFDEDTSPAMEVRVRALYDYEGQEQDELSFKAGDELTKMENEDEQGWCKGRLDNGQVGLYPANYVEPIQ
- the PACSIN2 gene encoding protein kinase C and casein kinase substrate in neurons protein 2 isoform X2, whose amino-acid sequence is MSGSYDDSVGVEVSSDSFWEVGNYKRTVKRIDDGHRLCNDLMNCIHERARIEKVYAQQLTEWAKRWKQLVEKGPQYGTVERAWCAFMSEAEKVSELHLEVKGSLMNEDFEKIKNWQKEAFHKQMMGGFKETKEAEDGFRKAQKPWAKKLKEVEAAKKAYHAACKEEKLAISRETNSKADPALNPEQLKKLQDKVERSKQDVLKTKEKYEKSLKELDNATPQYMENMEQVFEQCQQFEEKRLRFFREVLLEVQKHLDLSNVASYKNIYRELEQNIKTADAVEDLRWFRANQGPGMSMNWPQFEEWSADLNRTLSRREKKKASDGVTLTGINQTGDQVSQSNKHSSSLSVQSNTVQSVQSSYNPFEDEEDTGSTVSEKEDNKIKNVSSYEKNQSYPTDWSDEESNNPFSSTDANGDTNPFDEDTSPAMEVRVRALYDYEGQEQDELSFKAGDELTKMENEDEQGWCKGRLDNGQVGLYPANYVEPIQ